From the genome of Mucilaginibacter paludis DSM 18603:
AATTAAAAAGGAGGATTATTATGTTGTATCAAAAAAAATCGGGCAGCTCGGCAAGGTTCAAATACCTGGCCGTATTGCCGCTGCTGGGCAGCATGCTGTGCATGTCAACCCTGGCCTTTACCAAAAGTTACGGATGGGTTGACCTGGTTCCGCAGCTGCTACTAACAGCCACCCAGACCCACGGTACCCGCTACGCCACCTACGACGCCAAAAATATAAGTATCGGGCTGGTAGTAAAACAGGCGTTAGCACCAGCCGAAACTTCGGTAAAGGCAGACCAGGCTAATGCAGCGCACCAAGCGGCCACTGCGCAGGCCCAGCAAGTTTCAAAGCAAACAATAAATGCTAAGGTGCGCGCAGATACTGATCTGGTTGAAATTAATCCTTCATTCCCAGGTGGCGAGGGAGCCTTTGGCCGCTTTTTAGCCAGAAATGTACGCTATCCTAAATCAGCCAGAGACGCAAGTGTTTCCGGCCGTGTATTCGTGCAATTTTTTGTCGAAACCGATGGTAGCCTGGGCGATATGACAGTACTACGCGAACCCGGCGCCGGCCTTGGCGAAGAAGCTCTCCGCGTACTCAAACTATCGCCTAAGTGGATGCCCGCCCTACAAAATGGCAAGCCAGTACGGGTAAAATACACTGTGCCTGTTACTTTCAGCCTGGCACCGCCCACGCCCGTTAGCGGTAACCCGCCCACCGGGGCCACCCCACCCGTTACCCAGGATGCAAATGCCCAGCCAATTTTTAGTGCTGTCCAGATTAATCCCTCATTCCCTGGCGGCGAAGAGGCTTTTCGCCGATTTTTAATTGAAAATGTACGATATCCTAAAACCGCCAAAGACGCAAACGTAACCGGCCGCGTATTTATACAATTTGTTGTCGAGACCGATGGCAGCCTAACCGACTTAAAAATATTGCGCGACCCCGGCGCAGGTTTGGGCGACGAAGGTTTGCGTGTGCTTAAGCTGTCGCCCAAGTGGAACCCCGGCGTACAAAACGGCAAACCGGTGCGCGTGCAATATACCGTCCCCATTAATTTTAGCCTGGCTAAATAAAGAAGCAAGATGAAAGAAGCCGGATAATAGACGCAGGAGGCAAGATGAAAGAGTCAGGAAATGAGACAGACCCAACCCGATCCTTTCTCGGGTTGTATGTACTTAACCCTGATGCTGGCTTGTTCCCGTTTCACGCTTATAAGGGCGTTGCCTGGCGGCCCGCGCTGTACGCTCATACTGCGCGGGCCTTAGCCACAGGCCGGTATCCGCTGCCATCGCTAACGCTTTAGGATTGATTGATTGATTGATTGATTGATTGATTGATTTTTGCCTGCGTTTTTTTGTCGCTCGCATAGCACACACCCCTCCACCTCTCTCGAGATGGTAATGGCACTTTCCTTTACTTTTTGTTTTTAAATATTTGATAATGAGTGTTTTGTTTTAGCTCCCCTCTTGAGAGGGGGCGGGTTTGGCGGTGCGGCTGCAGGGGGTGTGTTTCTGCGCGCGACGAACTTTTGCGCAATTGCTTGTCGCTCGTATAGAACACGCAACGCTGCCCCAAGATGGGAATCGCACTTTCCCTTCGCCTTTTGTTTTTACCCCAACTTAAAGCGGTTGGCCCCGCGCGATTGCTTCCCTCGGGGAAGGTGGAGGAAAGGGTTTCTGCGGTTTGCCAGGCAATGTTACGCTGCTTTTGTTGCACAAATGTGATGGTACTCACCATCAGTTTTGTTTCGTGTTAGCGATTGGAGTGGATACCGGCCTTGTGGCTAAGGCCTGTGCAGTATAAACGGAAAGCGCGGGCCGGAGGCAACACCCTGCTGATAGACGATTGTTGTTGTTTATTTATCTTAAGAACAGTTAATTAATTTCTGAATAAAAATGTCATCTCTGGAACGGAAGGGAGAGATCTTTTATGCGTATTGCTTATGTTGTATATTAGATAAGTATCTGTTTTTCAGATTCTTTCTTCTGATTTTTTGTGATGTTAATCATAATAGGCTTTTTTTGCCGGGTTTAGTTTTTCTATATTTTTTTATACCTGTACCTTTATTATTAAGTTTTGCTACCGCCTGTTGAGTGACTGGTGAATGTGGCCTGGGGCCTCAAATAAAAGGCTGATCGTGCGGGTAGATTTTGCTCGTTAGGGGGTAGCAGGGGTTGAGAAATACGGATTTGGTGTGGCAGCAGGGGCAAGGCCCGTATGCTTATGGAATTTAGGGGTGGCCTTTGGATGGTTTTGAAAATGGCGAATGTGATGCTACAATGCGGGTCTGGTTTTTTTTTGAAAGTATTTTAAATAATGAAATATAATTTATCTAAACCTGATGGAAACAAAAATAGTTGATCCTGCTGATTTGTATCGCCTTCCGTGGACTTTGCCTGATAACGGTATTTCGTGGCTTGAGCCTACGGCCCGCTGTAACCTTAACTGCTATGGCTGCTATCGCAAAAACATCAAACATTCGCATAAGTCGATGGAGCAGGTAAAGCACGAGCTTGATGTATTTCAGGCTTTACGCAAAACGGACTGTATCTCGATTGCGGGTGGCGAGCCGCTGTTATACCCGCATATTGTTGAGCTGGTGGCCGAGGTAAAATCGCGCGGTTTAAAGCCCATTATCAACTCTAACGGGATTGAATTAACCAGGGAGCTGCTTCACGAGTTGAAAAAGGCAGGGGTGTTTGGTTTTACTTTTCATATCGACAGTCGCCAGGGGCGGGGCCGCGGCCCCAGGTGGGAAGGTAAAAATGAGCTTGAACTGAACGAGCTCAGGCTTTATTATGCCGAAATGCTGGCTGCCGAGGGCGGGATATCCTGCTCGTTCAACTCCACGGTTTATGATGATACGCTGCACTATGTGCCGGAGCTGGCCGCCTGGGCACAAAGGCATATTGATATTGTGCATACGATGGTGTTTATCCTGTTCCGCTACATTACGCCCGATTTGCCTTATGATTTTTATACCGGTGATAAAAAGATTGTGTTTGATGAGATACACTACCACTCGGATAAGGAGGAGGTAACCAACCTGGTGGCCCCGCAAATTGTGGCCGAAATTAGAAAAACAGCGCCCGATTTTAAGCCTGCGGCTTTTTTAAACGGAACGCACCAGGCCGATGATTTTAAATGGCTGCTAACCGAGCGCATGGGCACTAAAGATAAGGTTTTGGGTTACATGGACAATAAGTTTATTGAAATGGTGATGGCTTTATATCATTATAAAAACAACCGCTATTTATCTTATGTTTCGCCAAAAACCTTAAGCCTGGGCCGCACTACTTTGTTTAGTTTATGGGCTATCAATAAGGGCATCAGGAGCACGCTAAAAAAGTACTTGGCTTATTTAATTGCCAATCCGTTGCGCATTTTTAAGCGGGTTTACATGCAATCCATCATGATTATCCAGCCGGTTGATTTTATGCCCAACGGGGATCAGAGCATGTGCGACGGTTGCCCCGATATAACGGTATGGACAGATAAGAATGGTAAAGATCAGTTGGTTTGGTCGTGTAGGTTGGAGGAGCCGATGCAGTATGGCGAGTTTTTGCATTCGGTACCGAGGGCAAACTGATTGTAAATGGTTGATAAAATCCCTTTGTATACGCTTCTTGATGCCAGAAATTACCTTTCAGCCTTTAGGCGTTGTTTATCTTTATTACTTTTGGGCTGCTACTGCTTATACTTATGAAAAGAAATCATGATAATTTATGGAAGGGCGCGTTGGAAGATCTATTTGATGATTTTCTGAGCTTCTTTTATCCTGAAGCCGAAACCCTCTTTGATCTTGATAAGGGCTTTCAATACCTGGATAAGGAGCTCGACCAGCTTTTTCCGCCGGAAGCGGGCAACCAAGCCCCCAGGTATGTTGATAAACTGGTTAAAGTGTTTACCAAAAGCGGCGGCGAAGAATGGGTTTTGGTGCATATCGAAGTTCAATCTTATACCGATCAGGATTTCGCGCAGCGCATGTTTCAATACTATTACAGGATACTTGACTTGTACCATAAGCCAATTACCGCATTTGCCATTTTTGCCGATACCAATAAAAACTTTCATCCCAAAGCGTACGAACGGGATTTTTTAGGAACAAAGGTTTTATACAGCTATAATACATTCAAGATCATCGATCAGGATGATGCCGTTTTGCAGGCAAGCGACAATCCTTTCGCCATGGCCGTGTTGTCGGCCAAGCTGGCGTTGTCGCGCGGCGAATTGAAGGATGAGCAGCTTTTTGCCCAGGCGTATGAGCTGGCGCGCAGGTTAGTGAGTAAACAGATACCTAAAATTAAGATACGCAAGGTGATGAACTTTTTGAGGTATTACCTCAGTTTTGAAAATCCGGATATGTTTGCTAAATTTGAGAAAGAGATTGCTATATTAACAAATAAAGATGATACTATGGGCATAGAAGAAATGTTATTGGCAGAAGCAAAAGAAGAAGGCAAGATTGAAGGTAAGCTTGAAGGGAAACTTGAAGGTAAACTTGAAGGCAAGCTTGAAGGCAAGCTTGAAGGCAAACTTGAAGGCGAGCGTGAAAAGGCTTTAGCCATTGCAACCGAAATGAAGAAAGACGGTATTCCAAAAGAGCAGATTGCCAGATTTACCAAGCTCCCTGTAGAAGAAATTGAAAAATTGTAATTGGATTTAAATACATCGAAGCCCCTGTTTATTCATATTAACAAATAAAGATGATATTATGGGCATAGAAGAAATGTTATTGGCAGAAGCAAAAGAAGAAGGCAAGATTGAAGGTAAGCTTCAAGGGAAACTTGAAGGTAAACTTGAAGGCAAACTTGAAGGCGAGCTTGAAAAGGCTTTAGCCATTGCAACCGAAATGAAGAAAGACGGTATTCCAAAAGAGCAGATTGCCAGATTTACCAAGCTCCCTGTAGAAGAAATTGAAAAATTGTAATTGGATTTAAATACACCGAAGCCCCTGTTTATTCATATTAACAAATAAAGATGATACTATGGGCATAGAAGAGATGTTATTGGCAGAAGCAAAAGAAGAAGGCAAGATTGAAGGTAAGCTTCAAGGTAAACTTGAAGGCAAGCTTGAAGGCGAGCGTGAAAAGGCTTTAGCCATTGCAACCGAAATGAAGAAAGACGGTATTCCAAATGAGCAGATTGCCAGATTTACCAAGCTCCCTGTAGAATACATTGAAAAATTGTAATTGGATTTAAATACACCGAAGCCTCTGTTTATTCAACAGGGGCTTTTTTTATTGGCAATGAAAAAAGGACAGGTTATTAGGAGTTTTTATTTTAAATTTATTTATATATAATGCCAATAAATTTTAATGATAACCCAAGAACATATAGATAATTTAAAAGGTAAATTGAACGAGATTTTACGCTCAGAGCTTTTACTGGGGAACGAAATTATAGAAACCGCTAAGGGATGGCCTAATGAAAAAACCATTATGATTTTTTTGAAAATGCCATTTAGACGTAATTACATTTTGAATGATATTGAATATCGCGATATCAATGATCCGCATTATTGGAAAGCCGAATACTTCGATAAATCTAAAGATCATATCCTGGCGTGCAAATTCGGGTCTTGATATTTAACGTAATTCAAAACTTATTGCGTGGTTCCAGTTGGGATGAAACCAAGCGACGCAATTGTTCATTCCATAGCCAATTAAAAATCCAACGGCCCCATCTTCCCTATGAAAACAAACCAATGAATTACAGTTTATTATGAAGGAATAAAACGACAAAATTCTTTGGGTTAAGGAGGCTGCTCCGGAGCCTTAATACCTGTGCTTCCTCTTTGTTGGTAGAGCATAGCAGTCTAATCATTGATATTATTAGTGTGCAGGAAAACCAGTATTGGTATTATCGGGCTTGCGCAAACCTACCTATACCTTTGCCAACAGTTGATGCAACAGCACTTGCTTATTAATTAAGTATTAACAAATAGCTTAACTTGAATTAAGCTTCAAAATATTAATATAATCAACTAAAATTCTGCTATTTTAGTTTGCTTATTACATTATGCTGCCTGATCACCATGTCTGATACCATTACCTATCAATACAACAAATCTTCGGCTTTAAACAAGTCTGATGCTTCAGACGAGTTGTTTTTGGCTAAATATAGCGAAGTACAAAAAACGAATGCACCTTGCTTTTTCTGGGGCCGCTTAACCGATCCGTATGTAACGGCGCGCTGCCTGCTTACACTATCAAATGTGGTTCAGTCCAGTTTTAATTTATCTCCCTTTTTGCTTGCCATGTTAAAAGACCCTATTGTTACTGCCGGTAACGATAAAATCAGATTTGAGGGCTTTTCGCATTGTGCGGGCGTTTATGCCCGGGTGGATATTTTAGGTGATGGGCACGA
Proteins encoded in this window:
- a CDS encoding radical SAM protein, whose translation is METKIVDPADLYRLPWTLPDNGISWLEPTARCNLNCYGCYRKNIKHSHKSMEQVKHELDVFQALRKTDCISIAGGEPLLYPHIVELVAEVKSRGLKPIINSNGIELTRELLHELKKAGVFGFTFHIDSRQGRGRGPRWEGKNELELNELRLYYAEMLAAEGGISCSFNSTVYDDTLHYVPELAAWAQRHIDIVHTMVFILFRYITPDLPYDFYTGDKKIVFDEIHYHSDKEEVTNLVAPQIVAEIRKTAPDFKPAAFLNGTHQADDFKWLLTERMGTKDKVLGYMDNKFIEMVMALYHYKNNRYLSYVSPKTLSLGRTTLFSLWAINKGIRSTLKKYLAYLIANPLRIFKRVYMQSIMIIQPVDFMPNGDQSMCDGCPDITVWTDKNGKDQLVWSCRLEEPMQYGEFLHSVPRAN
- a CDS encoding M56 family metallopeptidase, coding for MNLMRYLLEANLYLAGFYLLYALLLRSETYYQLNRAYLLLSSALAFVLPLLQVGILRPRPTVNVSINMGGMVGAALPTAQQNPAWAWADYALLTYALVTLAMLVHLGIKIYALVALAKKGVAKRHNGFTLVELPDPNAAFSFLGYLFINQRLASSATILHHEQVHIRQKHSWDIIYLELLKAANWFNPFVYLLQKSIKEVHEFIADSHAAALEGDTASYTDFLIGNAYGLLPSPLTNSFFNKNQLKRRIIMLYQKKSGSSARFKYLAVLPLLGSMLCMSTLAFTKSYGWVDLVPQLLLTATQTHGTRYATYDAKNISIGLVVKQALAPAETSVKADQANAAHQAATAQAQQVSKQTINAKVRADTDLVEINPSFPGGEGAFGRFLARNVRYPKSARDASVSGRVFVQFFVETDGSLGDMTVLREPGAGLGEEALRVLKLSPKWMPALQNGKPVRVKYTVPVTFSLAPPTPVSGNPPTGATPPVTQDANAQPIFSAVQINPSFPGGEEAFRRFLIENVRYPKTAKDANVTGRVFIQFVVETDGSLTDLKILRDPGAGLGDEGLRVLKLSPKWNPGVQNGKPVRVQYTVPINFSLAK
- a CDS encoding Rpn family recombination-promoting nuclease/putative transposase codes for the protein MKRNHDNLWKGALEDLFDDFLSFFYPEAETLFDLDKGFQYLDKELDQLFPPEAGNQAPRYVDKLVKVFTKSGGEEWVLVHIEVQSYTDQDFAQRMFQYYYRILDLYHKPITAFAIFADTNKNFHPKAYERDFLGTKVLYSYNTFKIIDQDDAVLQASDNPFAMAVLSAKLALSRGELKDEQLFAQAYELARRLVSKQIPKIKIRKVMNFLRYYLSFENPDMFAKFEKEIAILTNKDDTMGIEEMLLAEAKEEGKIEGKLEGKLEGKLEGKLEGKLEGKLEGEREKALAIATEMKKDGIPKEQIARFTKLPVEEIEKL